Proteins from one Paenibacillus amylolyticus genomic window:
- a CDS encoding TetR/AcrR family transcriptional regulator: MAKDTAASVNRRNDIISAAIDVFAEIGYYRATTAQVAERAQISQPYIFRFFKTKEALLLTAIEVSWTRVIESFRLVVETATPDQLENDLIEAYDKILESHKSEILLQMQAQTIREEVIRQAMQKGISDVRTMVLEAFTVAGIAEPLKRTMIFLAIGMLCNVSTALDMPELKER, translated from the coding sequence ATGGCTAAAGATACAGCAGCGTCGGTTAATCGGCGCAATGATATTATCTCTGCAGCAATTGACGTGTTCGCCGAAATTGGCTATTATCGTGCGACTACAGCCCAAGTTGCTGAACGTGCACAGATCTCACAGCCGTATATCTTTCGTTTTTTTAAAACAAAAGAGGCTTTATTATTAACTGCAATTGAGGTCTCATGGACACGAGTGATTGAATCGTTTCGACTTGTCGTGGAGACAGCGACGCCAGATCAGTTGGAAAATGACTTAATTGAAGCCTATGATAAGATTCTGGAATCTCACAAGAGCGAAATCTTGCTTCAGATGCAGGCGCAAACGATTCGGGAAGAAGTCATTCGCCAGGCCATGCAAAAAGGCATAAGTGATGTGCGAACCATGGTATTGGAAGCTTTCACAGTTGCCGGCATTGCTGAACCCCTGAAAAGAACGATGATTTTCCTAGCAATCGGGATGTTGTGTAATGTATCTACAGCACTGGATATGCCGGAGCTGAAGGAGCGATAG
- a CDS encoding AraC family transcriptional regulator, whose translation MSTFYLPDYAGSGVFQTTSLGPHANWSFCDLTPCRDTVVDERSEHAGFVLAFNLTGEQQWCNRDTRRKHRLLENHFGIYEGGAFAASNMYEEGQRSVQLGLQVHKQYYPMLFETIRQTGAIGIFNHLPKNAGIDIPPVARRVIQDMIQCNYTNEIREYYLEAKLAELIAVLAGELTDQSQPHVQEVRLSDSDRAGLEKVKRILDTRYADAPTIPELVRPAMMNENKLKRAFKQQYGRSIHAYVIQKRMEKARELLESGQVGVSEAAHLVGYVNSSYFISRFRQTYGYNPSKLKG comes from the coding sequence ATGTCCACATTTTATCTACCGGATTACGCAGGAAGTGGTGTATTTCAAACGACAAGTCTGGGACCACATGCCAATTGGTCGTTCTGTGATCTTACCCCGTGTAGAGATACAGTCGTCGATGAGCGTAGTGAACATGCAGGGTTTGTCCTTGCATTTAACTTGACGGGTGAGCAGCAGTGGTGTAATCGAGATACTAGACGTAAGCATAGGTTGTTGGAAAATCACTTTGGGATCTATGAGGGTGGTGCATTTGCCGCATCCAATATGTATGAAGAAGGGCAGCGAAGTGTGCAACTGGGGTTACAGGTCCATAAGCAATACTATCCGATGCTGTTTGAGACGATACGTCAGACTGGAGCGATTGGGATATTTAATCATTTGCCGAAAAATGCAGGGATCGATATACCGCCTGTGGCACGTCGGGTTATTCAGGACATGATACAGTGCAATTACACGAATGAGATCCGTGAATATTATTTGGAAGCCAAGTTGGCGGAATTAATTGCAGTGCTTGCCGGAGAGTTGACAGACCAATCGCAGCCCCATGTGCAAGAGGTGAGACTGAGTGACTCCGACCGAGCTGGATTAGAGAAAGTCAAACGAATTCTGGATACCCGTTATGCCGACGCACCTACAATTCCGGAGCTGGTTCGACCGGCCATGATGAATGAAAATAAGCTAAAACGAGCATTCAAGCAGCAATACGGCAGATCCATTCATGCGTATGTCATTCAGAAACGGATGGAAAAGGCGCGTGAGCTACTGGAGAGTGGGCAAGTTGGTGTATCGGAGGCCGCCCATCTGGTTGGGTATGTGAACAGCAGTTATTTCATCAGTCGTTTCAGGCAAACGTATGGCTATAATCCGAGTAAGCTCAAGGGTTAA
- a CDS encoding (2Fe-2S)-binding protein, with the protein MLLHLEPVLRAVAIRTGASDKVMWSLVAHNVQQLYARMIHDQRIWKTNQRLEQIKEDQSIWLDRHNDNGYTFANELQQFEHPMLQGPPFFIRRYCCLAYQVENESHTHGYCNSCPKLDSETRLHNLLQQ; encoded by the coding sequence ATGCTGTTACATCTGGAGCCTGTCCTGCGAGCGGTAGCCATTCGTACAGGGGCGAGTGATAAGGTCATGTGGTCTCTGGTTGCACATAATGTGCAGCAATTGTATGCACGCATGATCCATGATCAAAGAATATGGAAGACGAATCAACGGCTTGAGCAGATCAAGGAAGATCAAAGCATATGGCTGGATCGGCATAACGATAATGGATATACGTTTGCCAATGAGCTACAACAATTTGAACATCCCATGTTGCAGGGACCTCCGTTCTTCATACGCCGATATTGCTGTCTGGCTTATCAGGTTGAGAACGAAAGCCATACACACGGTTATTGCAACAGCTGTCCAAAGCTGGATTCAGAAACACGATTGCACAACCTTCTACAGCAATGA
- a CDS encoding ABC transporter substrate-binding protein, with product MVRQRAATMILLALLVFVLAACGKTSEENEATPEQPDTPVEESGTQTIEHLKGTAVVPQKIERMVVLSAAYIDHMLTIGEKPAGVNVEVRYGGDYLPYFADQLAGVPTVGSADSPNLEAILQISPDVIVIESRTAESTYEQLEKIAPTIVLGTEWLDYEDDTTYWTQDLLTIAGLFNKVDLAKEKIAEVEQQAEQLKAKIEQLDQKKLAYLRVREKTLQIYAEKGHPTNTLLYQDLGFVPTAVTPVEQREDLSIEKIADIDANFVILEVDPNAKDYLDNINASSLWKRVPAVDKDQVYTTDSFWLFKGWGQSVAARSLTKLKI from the coding sequence ATGGTAAGACAGAGAGCAGCAACGATGATACTATTGGCCTTACTTGTGTTCGTACTGGCGGCATGTGGCAAGACATCGGAAGAAAATGAAGCAACGCCTGAGCAACCGGATACACCTGTGGAAGAGAGTGGTACTCAAACGATCGAGCATCTTAAAGGAACCGCTGTTGTACCGCAAAAGATAGAGCGTATGGTTGTGTTATCCGCGGCTTACATCGATCACATGCTAACGATTGGTGAGAAACCAGCAGGCGTTAATGTAGAAGTTCGTTACGGCGGAGATTATCTGCCTTATTTCGCAGATCAGCTTGCTGGTGTGCCTACGGTAGGTTCGGCAGATAGTCCCAATCTGGAGGCTATTCTTCAGATCAGTCCGGATGTCATCGTCATTGAGAGCCGGACTGCTGAGAGTACATATGAGCAGTTGGAGAAAATCGCTCCGACAATTGTACTTGGTACCGAATGGCTGGATTATGAAGATGACACAACCTATTGGACTCAGGATCTGTTGACCATAGCCGGGTTATTCAACAAGGTCGATTTGGCCAAGGAGAAAATCGCAGAGGTGGAGCAACAGGCGGAACAACTCAAAGCGAAGATCGAACAATTGGATCAGAAAAAGCTGGCCTACTTGCGTGTCAGAGAGAAGACTTTGCAAATTTATGCGGAAAAAGGGCATCCAACCAATACACTGTTGTATCAAGATCTTGGATTTGTGCCTACTGCTGTGACGCCAGTCGAACAGCGTGAGGACCTGTCTATAGAGAAAATCGCAGATATTGATGCCAATTTCGTCATTCTTGAGGTTGATCCGAATGCCAAGGATTACTTAGACAACATCAATGCAAGCTCACTCTGGAAGAGAGTGCCAGCTGTTGATAAAGATCAGGTCTATACGACAGACTCATTCTGGCTGTTTAAGGGCTGGGGGCAATCGGTCGCAGCAAGATCATTAACGAAGTTGAAGATATAA
- a CDS encoding AraC family transcriptional regulator — protein MHQLLIQLMICTKEVTQPVAGMDRALEYMTHQYMKDLRVDQMARLAGLSVNHFIRTFKRQLNMTPIEYILKQRMAKAKQLLFSSDKIKEIAEQVGYQDEHYFSRVFKKNEGVAPTLYMKNKVSRIATLYYGLDDYVITLGMTPVSALSYGQRVARHIAVPALQAHSHQGLVLDSFNQNYDGLRRVQPDLIITSDRLQPNESLHHIAPTAMLEHTNHFGESLLYMADIMGRTEQAVQWIEQHADLSHVLRRRIQSRWGKQSAMFIRVTSHFYRMYGLNNQTGALLYDDLGFQLPSHFPEQEWAVETKVSDIQLYDADHVFVMVDPTEEAGAQLRQLQQSSEWLALKAVQEGHVYNAGDIFFKTLGPTGRMWAMRYVAAQLGVSVR, from the coding sequence TTGCATCAGTTGTTGATCCAGTTAATGATCTGTACGAAAGAAGTAACCCAACCTGTAGCAGGTATGGACCGGGCACTTGAATACATGACACATCAGTATATGAAAGACCTTCGAGTCGATCAGATGGCCCGCTTGGCAGGGCTAAGTGTGAATCATTTTATAAGAACATTCAAACGGCAATTAAACATGACTCCGATCGAATACATCCTGAAACAACGTATGGCGAAGGCCAAACAGCTGTTGTTTTCTTCAGATAAAATCAAGGAAATTGCGGAGCAGGTGGGCTATCAGGATGAGCACTATTTCAGCAGAGTCTTCAAGAAAAACGAAGGTGTCGCCCCGACGTTGTATATGAAAAATAAAGTGAGTCGCATTGCCACGTTGTATTACGGGTTGGATGACTACGTGATAACGCTAGGCATGACGCCAGTGTCCGCACTATCTTATGGTCAGAGAGTGGCTCGCCACATTGCTGTTCCTGCGCTTCAAGCGCACAGCCATCAGGGACTTGTCCTGGACAGCTTCAATCAGAACTATGACGGGTTGAGGAGAGTCCAACCGGATCTGATCATTACAAGTGATCGTTTGCAGCCGAATGAATCCCTGCATCATATTGCACCTACCGCTATGCTGGAGCATACCAACCATTTTGGTGAAAGCCTGCTGTATATGGCGGACATTATGGGACGTACCGAACAGGCTGTACAGTGGATTGAACAGCATGCGGACCTGAGTCATGTGCTTCGAAGACGAATTCAGTCGAGATGGGGGAAACAGAGTGCTATGTTCATCCGGGTGACCTCTCATTTCTACCGAATGTATGGATTGAATAACCAGACAGGAGCCCTGTTGTATGATGATTTAGGTTTCCAATTGCCCAGCCATTTTCCGGAACAAGAGTGGGCTGTGGAGACGAAAGTTAGCGATATACAGTTATATGACGCGGATCATGTATTTGTAATGGTCGATCCTACAGAAGAGGCAGGTGCTCAACTAAGGCAATTACAGCAGTCTAGTGAATGGTTGGCATTAAAGGCTGTTCAAGAAGGCCATGTCTATAATGCTGGAGATATTTTTTTCAAAACGCTGGGTCCAACCGGACGCATGTGGGCTATGCGATATGTAGCAGCCCAGCTTGGTGTTAGTGTACGGTGA
- a CDS encoding MarR family transcriptional regulator, whose protein sequence is MTRIVSKEEQIINLLNVLGNKISPKFERCTGISSSRFEILHELDQVDEINQSMLQKIINIDSAAITRHLKQLEVDQMVTRRKNPEDNRVTFVRLTDHGRKQIEGYKAEKTNYINQILRDFSEDEIQALADFLERMQNNF, encoded by the coding sequence ATGACACGTATTGTTTCCAAAGAAGAACAAATCATCAATCTGTTGAACGTACTGGGTAACAAAATTAGTCCCAAGTTCGAACGCTGTACAGGGATCAGCTCCTCTCGCTTTGAAATTCTGCATGAGCTGGATCAGGTAGATGAGATTAACCAATCCATGCTGCAGAAGATCATTAACATTGATAGTGCTGCGATTACACGCCACTTGAAACAGCTTGAGGTGGACCAGATGGTTACCAGACGCAAGAATCCCGAAGATAATCGGGTCACTTTTGTTCGTCTGACGGACCACGGTCGGAAGCAGATTGAAGGCTACAAAGCAGAGAAGACCAATTATATCAACCAGATTTTACGTGATTTCAGTGAAGACGAAATTCAGGCACTCGCCGATTTCCTGGAACGCATGCAGAACAATTTCTAA
- a CDS encoding nitroreductase family protein, giving the protein MSTIQSKFQKTNDFNEITYGRRSVKLYDPEVKISREEMTEILAEASRAPSSINLQPWRFLVVDTPEGKEKLAPLARFNQNQVLTSSAVIGVFIDMNNAEHMEEIFGKAVELGYMPQEVKDMQLSKVLPYYESMPASAIREVNMIDAGLASMQLMLVARAHGYDTNPIGGYEKDQIAEAFGMDKERYQAVMLISIGKSAKEGHPSYRLPVETITTWA; this is encoded by the coding sequence ATGAGTACAATTCAAAGCAAATTCCAAAAAACCAATGATTTTAACGAAATTACCTACGGTCGTCGTTCGGTTAAGCTTTACGATCCTGAGGTGAAAATCAGCCGTGAAGAAATGACTGAGATTCTGGCAGAAGCTTCTCGTGCACCATCTTCGATCAATTTGCAGCCTTGGCGTTTTCTGGTTGTAGATACACCTGAAGGTAAAGAAAAGCTTGCTCCACTTGCAAGATTCAATCAAAATCAAGTGTTGACTTCCTCCGCAGTTATTGGCGTATTCATTGATATGAACAATGCCGAGCATATGGAAGAGATCTTTGGTAAAGCTGTAGAACTGGGTTATATGCCACAAGAAGTCAAAGATATGCAGCTATCAAAAGTATTGCCTTATTATGAAAGTATGCCTGCTTCCGCTATTCGTGAAGTCAATATGATCGATGCTGGACTTGCTTCCATGCAATTAATGCTTGTAGCACGTGCTCACGGTTATGATACCAACCCAATTGGTGGTTACGAAAAAGATCAAATTGCAGAAGCATTTGGCATGGACAAAGAGCGTTATCAAGCGGTTATGTTGATCTCTATCGGCAAATCAGCCAAAGAAGGCCACCCATCCTACCGTCTGCCTGTAGAAACTATCACAACTTGGGCATAA
- a CDS encoding putative quinol monooxygenase codes for MIIIHAHLQVKADQEQAFLAAAKELIAATRQEEGNISYVLAKSTEQEQQYTMIELWKDEAATASHNTSTHFQAFVQQAAAFMAAPMNVEVFAGEQVKA; via the coding sequence ATGATTATCATTCACGCTCATTTGCAAGTTAAAGCAGACCAAGAACAAGCATTCCTCGCAGCTGCGAAGGAACTGATCGCTGCAACACGTCAAGAAGAAGGCAACATCAGCTATGTCTTGGCAAAAAGCACTGAACAAGAACAACAATACACAATGATCGAGCTGTGGAAAGATGAAGCTGCTACAGCATCCCACAACACAAGCACACATTTCCAAGCATTTGTACAACAAGCAGCAGCATTTATGGCCGCGCCTATGAACGTTGAAGTATTTGCTGGAGAACAAGTGAAAGCATAA
- a CDS encoding MarR family winged helix-turn-helix transcriptional regulator, producing MKLDWMGDHRALIEKIIKYGNAYSNTYKLQRSYGTDMMFSASQIQTLEYILEAEDKEEKMSEMAARLGVSRSTFSKNVKNLTEKGLLEKFHLSGNRKDIYVKPSAKGREVYAKYTEFVRELCFDEIFKYADQISDADKQSFIRIMDLFADVLVWYGEKEQEARKLIRIDSDLSRD from the coding sequence ATGAAATTAGATTGGATGGGCGACCATCGGGCACTGATTGAGAAAATTATCAAATACGGCAATGCATACTCGAACACCTATAAGTTGCAGCGAAGTTATGGTACGGACATGATGTTCTCGGCCTCACAGATTCAGACGCTGGAATACATTCTGGAAGCCGAGGACAAGGAAGAGAAGATGTCGGAAATGGCCGCACGTTTGGGCGTAAGCCGAAGTACTTTTTCCAAGAACGTGAAGAATCTGACGGAAAAAGGTCTGCTCGAAAAATTTCATTTAAGCGGCAACCGCAAAGACATCTACGTCAAACCTTCGGCGAAAGGGCGCGAGGTATATGCGAAGTACACCGAATTTGTAAGGGAGCTTTGCTTTGATGAGATTTTCAAATATGCAGATCAGATTTCGGATGCGGACAAGCAGAGCTTTATTCGTATCATGGATTTGTTTGCCGATGTGCTCGTCTGGTATGGTGAAAAGGAACAGGAAGCGCGCAAGTTAATCCGAATTGATTCCGATTTGAGCAGAGACTAG
- a CDS encoding alpha/beta hydrolase, which translates to MFNSLGNGIAWLKENPKQFTDPVLVLHGANDGLVSEQDSRDFYGDIASTDKTLKIYAHLMHEIFNETTRDDVIEEAMTWIEKRI; encoded by the coding sequence TTGTTTAACAGTCTGGGAAATGGCATAGCATGGCTGAAGGAGAACCCGAAACAGTTTACAGATCCAGTACTTGTTCTGCATGGGGCCAATGACGGGCTGGTCAGTGAACAGGATTCTCGTGACTTTTATGGGGATATCGCTTCAACAGATAAAACACTCAAAATCTATGCTCATTTGATGCATGAGATTTTCAATGAAACGACTCGTGATGATGTTATTGAAGAAGCAATGACATGGATTGAAAAACGAATCTGA
- a CDS encoding alpha/beta fold hydrolase: MSKIETTIKSFDGTQLYFSKDTVENAKAAVVIVHGLAEHAGRYDYVTEKLSQRGFNVYRFDHRGHARSEGQRTFYSDFHQIIEDVNVVVEHALQESGELPLFVIGHSMGGFATSSFGTKYPGKVKGIVLSGALTRYNTKVAGELPMDLPAGTYFPNELGNGVCSDPAVVSAYANDPLVEKRSL; encoded by the coding sequence ATGAGCAAAATTGAAACAACAATCAAATCCTTTGACGGTACACAGCTTTATTTCAGCAAGGATACAGTGGAAAATGCCAAAGCCGCTGTCGTTATTGTACACGGACTCGCTGAGCATGCAGGGCGCTACGATTATGTGACAGAGAAGCTGAGCCAGCGAGGGTTTAACGTATATCGGTTTGACCATCGCGGTCATGCCAGATCCGAAGGACAACGTACGTTCTACAGTGATTTCCACCAGATTATAGAGGATGTCAACGTTGTAGTGGAACATGCATTGCAGGAGAGCGGCGAACTTCCGCTGTTTGTTATCGGACATAGCATGGGTGGTTTTGCAACCTCCTCCTTTGGAACGAAATATCCTGGCAAGGTCAAAGGCATCGTACTATCTGGAGCGCTCACTCGTTACAATACAAAGGTTGCCGGAGAACTGCCGATGGATCTTCCAGCAGGTACGTATTTCCCGAATGAGCTGGGTAATGGCGTATGCAGTGATCCCGCTGTTGTATCCGCTTACGCAAATGACCCGCTGGTGGAAAAGAGATCTCTGTAG
- a CDS encoding flavocytochrome c produces MIHPEYIDDFHALQEEFAAYQDKFGTDKAYLFDSPLLHRMQTYFGGKRTDLNGNVIYGQYDLVKVLTDRALESVTWLEEIGVEYDKSIVFAPVGALWRRGHKPVKSYGSAFIIALSKYVEENGGQIITDTPVKQLIIEDGKIAGVIATGVNGQKITVHAKAVVLASGGFGANTQMLKEYNTYWSHIEDDIKTTNSYAMTGDGISLGKSAGAALTGMGFTQMMPVADPQTGELFSGLQVPPENFVIVNKKGERFVNEFSGRDVLTKAAIEQGSLFYLIADDEIKKTAANTSQEKIDRQVEAGTLFRADTIEELAVKIKMDPETLRTTVDKYNSYVDAGFDPEFHKDTFSLKVEKAPFYATPRKPAVHHTMGGIKIDTQTRVLDENGQPIAHLYAAGEVAGGIHAGNRLGGNALTDIFTFGRIAGKTAVDEMNDVENRK; encoded by the coding sequence TTGATTCATCCGGAATATATCGATGATTTCCATGCATTACAAGAAGAGTTCGCAGCGTATCAGGACAAGTTTGGAACAGACAAAGCGTATCTGTTTGACTCCCCACTGCTGCACAGGATGCAAACGTATTTTGGAGGAAAACGTACGGACCTGAATGGCAATGTGATCTATGGACAATACGATCTGGTGAAAGTACTTACAGACCGTGCTTTGGAGAGTGTGACGTGGCTGGAGGAGATCGGTGTTGAATATGATAAGAGTATCGTATTTGCTCCGGTTGGTGCCCTGTGGCGCCGTGGACATAAACCTGTCAAAAGTTATGGATCTGCCTTTATCATTGCGCTGAGCAAATATGTAGAAGAGAATGGCGGACAAATCATTACAGACACCCCGGTCAAACAACTGATCATCGAAGATGGCAAAATTGCAGGTGTGATTGCAACGGGTGTCAATGGCCAGAAAATCACCGTTCATGCCAAAGCGGTTGTGCTTGCCAGCGGCGGTTTTGGTGCAAATACACAGATGCTCAAGGAATATAACACCTACTGGAGCCATATTGAGGATGATATCAAAACCACGAATTCGTACGCGATGACAGGTGATGGAATATCGCTCGGTAAGAGCGCGGGAGCGGCACTGACTGGCATGGGCTTCACTCAAATGATGCCTGTAGCTGACCCGCAAACAGGCGAACTCTTCAGTGGACTGCAAGTCCCTCCTGAAAACTTTGTCATTGTTAACAAAAAGGGAGAACGCTTCGTTAACGAATTCTCTGGCCGAGATGTCTTAACGAAAGCGGCAATTGAGCAAGGAAGTTTATTTTACCTCATCGCTGATGATGAGATTAAGAAAACCGCAGCGAACACCAGTCAGGAAAAGATAGATCGCCAAGTCGAAGCTGGTACTCTGTTTAGAGCAGATACGATTGAAGAGCTGGCAGTGAAAATTAAGATGGACCCAGAAACTCTAAGAACTACGGTTGATAAGTATAACTCTTATGTGGATGCAGGCTTTGATCCGGAGTTCCATAAGGATACGTTTAGCTTAAAAGTCGAGAAGGCTCCATTCTACGCTACGCCTAGAAAACCGGCGGTTCACCATACAATGGGTGGGATCAAGATCGATACCCAAACTCGTGTATTGGATGAAAACGGACAGCCGATTGCACATCTGTATGCCGCTGGGGAAGTTGCAGGAGGGATTCACGCAGGTAACCGGTTGGGCGGTAATGCCTTGACAGACATCTTTACGTTTGGACGTATCGCTGGTAAAACGGCTGTTGATGAGATGAATGATGTGGAGAATAGAAAATAA
- a CDS encoding NAD(P)H-dependent oxidoreductase, giving the protein MKIIAIVGTNAKKSYNRKLLQFMKGHFESRAVIEILEITDVPMFNQSDNQTNSEIIQTFNEKIMASDGVIIATPEYNHSIPSSLKSILEWLSFEIHPLAGKPVMIIGASQGTQGSSRAQLHLRQILDAPGVEANVMPGYEFLLGSAHQAFDESGKLNSEGTIDFLEVCFLRFLRFARISNQLNEEEEFTYKPGVYEVNAIGHSGNLPMKVSFSENRIESIDIDAKGETEGIADVVFVRIPNKIIEGQTLNVDALSGASETSNAVINGVAKAVKLAGVNPDILKRRAKPASSQMKEDEEYTCDVVVVGGGGAGLSAAATALQQGASAMVLEKYPAVGGTRSVQVVLSMQQIQYGNNSLVRTQGKDRPLRIY; this is encoded by the coding sequence ATGAAAATCATAGCGATCGTGGGAACCAATGCTAAGAAATCGTATAATCGCAAGCTGCTCCAGTTCATGAAAGGACATTTTGAATCCAGAGCAGTCATTGAAATCCTTGAAATTACAGATGTTCCGATGTTTAATCAATCCGATAACCAAACGAACAGTGAAATCATACAAACGTTTAATGAAAAAATTATGGCAAGTGATGGTGTCATTATTGCGACTCCCGAATATAACCATTCCATTCCTTCATCGCTTAAAAGCATTCTTGAATGGCTGAGCTTTGAAATCCATCCGCTTGCAGGCAAACCCGTCATGATTATTGGTGCGTCACAGGGGACACAAGGCTCTTCGCGTGCACAGCTACATCTTCGTCAGATCCTGGATGCACCAGGTGTTGAAGCTAACGTGATGCCAGGATACGAGTTTTTGCTTGGAAGTGCACATCAAGCATTTGACGAATCAGGTAAGCTGAACAGTGAAGGAACGATTGATTTCCTGGAGGTATGTTTCCTGCGGTTCCTGCGCTTCGCCAGAATCTCTAATCAGCTTAATGAAGAAGAGGAGTTCACCTATAAACCAGGTGTATATGAGGTTAATGCCATAGGTCATAGTGGAAATCTTCCGATGAAAGTATCTTTTAGTGAAAATCGAATCGAGAGTATTGATATTGATGCGAAGGGAGAAACCGAAGGGATCGCCGATGTTGTTTTTGTAAGAATTCCGAATAAAATTATCGAGGGACAGACGCTCAATGTGGATGCCCTGTCAGGTGCTTCTGAAACCAGTAACGCTGTCATTAACGGTGTAGCCAAGGCGGTTAAGCTGGCCGGAGTTAACCCGGACATTCTGAAAAGACGTGCAAAACCTGCCAGCAGCCAGATGAAGGAAGACGAAGAGTACACTTGCGATGTGGTCGTTGTAGGTGGAGGTGGTGCCGGACTAAGTGCTGCTGCTACCGCTTTACAACAGGGAGCAAGTGCAATGGTTCTTGAAAAATACCCTGCCGTTGGGGGAACACGATCCGTTCAGGTGGTCCTGTCAATGCAGCAGATCCAATATGGCAACAACAGTTTAGTGAGAACCCAGGGGAAAGACAGACCATTGAGAATTTATTAA
- a CDS encoding NADPH-dependent FMN reductase → MNYLAIVGTNSDVSTNRMLLQFMQKHFSSEAKIDLYEIKDLPAFIEKDDIEDAEVDIPEKVKDLSDRIAEAHGVIIATPEYDHAIPAVLKSALEWISYTTQSLIDKPVLIVGASHGSLGSSRAQAHLKQILDSPELGARMMPSSEFLLGNPRVHLIPAVNLLMLPK, encoded by the coding sequence ATGAATTATTTAGCTATTGTGGGCACCAATTCGGATGTGTCAACGAACCGTATGTTGCTTCAATTTATGCAAAAGCATTTCTCGAGCGAGGCGAAGATTGATTTATATGAAATCAAGGATTTACCTGCTTTTATTGAAAAAGATGATATAGAGGATGCTGAGGTTGATATCCCTGAAAAGGTGAAAGACCTATCCGATCGAATTGCCGAAGCCCATGGCGTGATTATCGCCACCCCGGAATACGATCATGCCATCCCTGCCGTTCTGAAAAGTGCGCTGGAATGGATCAGCTACACGACGCAATCCTTGATTGATAAACCTGTTCTGATCGTTGGTGCTTCACACGGTTCACTCGGTTCTTCCAGAGCACAAGCGCATCTTAAACAAATTCTGGATTCGCCAGAGCTGGGTGCGAGAATGATGCCTAGCAGCGAGTTTCTGCTGGGAAATCCCAGAGTGCATTTGATACCGGCGGTAAACTTATTGATGCTGCCAAAGTAG